CTGTAGCAGCAGCCGATCGTCCTGCTGTCGGTCGATCCGGTGTCCACTAGTTTCGATCTCGACGCGAAGGGATCGAATCACCTTCGAAGCCGGTGTGTACCGCTCAGGCGGTCATCCAGTCGTGTTCTGGCTGACTATCAACGAAGATCGGTCCGTCGCTCGCCACAGTCACGGTTTGGGCTGGCAGTTCGAACCAGAGTGGCCACGGACTGGGACTGTGGTCCGCAAGTTGGTCCAGGCGTCCAGGTCGCTGTAATCGCCGCGTGGACTCTCCGCCTCGTCCGGTCCAACGTCCTTGCTATCGGCGACGGCCTCTGTAATCGCCGGGAGCAGGGGGCGGACCGTATCGGCGGTTGCAGTGATAGATTATAAACGGAAATCTCCTACCTGTCAGGATGTGGCTGGGGAGGAGACCGATCTGAATAGGCGGATAACACGGTGTGTAGACCGTTCGGTGACACCCCGACCACCAACTGCTATATCCCTCGAAACTGTGGATTCCGTATGAACCAGGTGGTCGCCGAGTTACTCGCCAATAACGCCGAACACGCCGATTCGTTTCGATCCCGGTTCGGCGACGTGCAGGACGCACAACATCCCGAAGCCGTCACTGTCTGCTGTGCTGACTCGCGTGTCCTGCAAGACCACATCTTCGGCAACGACGACCCCGGCCGTCTGTTCACCTGTAGCAACATCGGGAACCGCGTCGTCCAGCGGACCGCATCGGGCGAGGCCGTCTCCGGCGACGTGCTCTATCCGCTGGCACACACCGGCACCAAGACCGCCGTGGTCGTCGGTCACACCGGCTGTGGGGCCGTCACCGCGACGTACGACGACCTGACCGAGGGTCTCTCGGAGCCCCCGGGGATCGAACACTGTCTCGGCCTGCTCAAACCACACCTCGAAGCCGGCGTCGACGCACTTCCCGACGACGTCGATCGCCCGGGCGCGATCAACCGGCTCGTCGAGTACAACGTCGATCGGCAGGTGGAGTTCCTCCGCGAAAGCGACGACGTAGCCGACGACGTCGACGTCGTCGGCGTCGTCTACGACTTCCAGGACGTGTACAGCGACCGCCGTGGCGAACTCCAGGTCGTCAACGTCGGCGGCGAGACGAGCGTCGACACGCTCCGTGAGCGGTACCCCGAGATCGGGGATCGGATCGATCGCCTCTGGGAGTACTGAGCGGGCAGTGCTGCGAGGGCGCCAGTTCCGTGACACGTCGATACGGGCCGTGCTGTCGGTAGCCGACGCTTCGGTCCGGACTCCTCAGTCCGTCGAGCCTCGTGAGGAACGGGACGGATCTTCCGAACGGTATCGGTTAACTGACTCTCACCGGTTCTCTCGCTGTTCGACCTTGTTCAACTCGATGAGCAACCGGAACATCGCCTTCACCAGGTTCGCGTCGACGTCGAACCGGCGGGCGTTCTCGCCGGCGCGGTCCATCACGGCCTGTTCCTGTTCCTCGTCGGTCGTCGGCAGGCCCCGTTCGTCTTTGACTTGCGCGATCGTGTCGGCGACGTAGGTCCGCTGTGCGATCTTCTCGACGATCTCGCGGTCGATAGTCCGGATCTCGTCGCGCAGTTCCTCCAGGGACATGTCCTCGGGGGTTGGCTCTGAACTCATACTGTCTGTGTTCCCGCTGTCTGTGTGGTCGTCAGTAGCGTCTCTCCGTCTCGGCGGTCCCAGTAGGTCTTGACGGTTTCGAGTGCCTCACGGTCGCCGACGGCGGTAAACGAGGGGCCGGTCCCCGAGAGTGAGACGCCGTCGACGGCTGCCATCCCCTCGACGAGTGGATCGGTGTCGTACCCCAGCGCGGCACAGAACGCCAGGCCGTTGACCGTCATCGCCCGCTGGTACTCCCCGTCCAGTGCGAGGTCCTCGACCAGTCGGGCCATCGGAGCGATCTGTTTACAGCGCTCGACGTCGGCGTCCGCGGAGAAGGACTGCTCGGGCGGGGACCAGACCAACACGTCCCACTCGACGGCCTCGCGGGAGAGCAGGTCGTCGGTCTCGTTGTCGGTGACGGTGACCCCGCCCAGCATCGAGGCCGAGGCGTCGTCGAACGCGCCGGTGATCGTCACGCCGGCGTCCCGGGCTGCCATCACGCCGAGTCGGGCCATATCCGCACGCGACATCTGGTCGGTCGCGTCGAGGGCGTCCAGCGTCGCCATCACCGTGGCGTTGGCGGCCGCGCTGGAGCTTTTCAACCCGGAGGCCATCGGGACCTCACTCTCCGTATAGACGTGGCCGCCACTGGCGTCCTGGTCGCCGTGGGCATCGATGACGTATTCGACACAGCGTTCGATCAGTCGCGTATCCGCCTCGGGCGCGCCGTCGATCGCGCCGGTGACGCCGGTCTCCGTCGTCACCTCGACTGTCGCAGTCGTGTACTCGTCGATAGCGAACGCCGATCCGCGCCCGGTCGCGAGGGCGTTGAGGACGGTGCCCGCCGCCGGTGCCACTGCCTTACCTTCCATCGACCGCTACTCCCGTCCGGGAGTACTTACCACCTGTGGAACCAGCGGTCGGATCGACAGCGCGTGGCTTTTGCCTACCCGGATGAAACGTCGCGTATGAGCAACCGTTCGGACATTCCGCCGGATACGCTGTCCGTCGAACTCACCGAAGACGGCGTCGTCGTCGAGTATCTCGACGGCAGGCGCGTCTACTACTACGGCGTCCCCGAAACCGTCGAGGGCAGCGTCCGCACGCCGCCCGGAAAAGACACCCACGTCCTGGTGACCGACCGGAGCGAGACCACGGGCATCCTGGTCTACGTCAACGACCTCCGGACCCACGACGACATCCTCGAAGAGACCGGCGTCGGCCGCGTCATTCTCGACGACGGCGACACTGACGAGCTGTTCCCTGGGATCACCGTTCGGGACGAACAGATGCGTGTCGTCGTCGACGTGGACTTCGAGGTCGCTGACGGTCGGATCTTCGTCTTCGAAGAGGACGAACTCGGCGAACGGAGTTACGAGGTCGTTCCGGAGACGGACTAACGAGTGCAGAAACCCCGCGGGACGGCGCCGTTACTCTCCCATATACTGCGCTTCCCAGTCGCGCCGAGCCTCGATCTCGCGACGCCCCCTGCGTGTCAGTGTATAGAAATTCGTCCGCCGGTCACGCTGCCCTTTCTCGACGAGTCCTTTTTCGACGAGCGTGTCGAGATTCGGATAGAGCCGTCCGTGGTGGATCTCCTTCTCGTAGTACTCTTCGAGTTCGTCCTTGATCGCCAGCCCGTGGGGTTCCTCTAATCCGGAGATGACGTAGAGGAGGTCGCGCTGGAAGCCGGTCAGGTCGTGCATAGGGTTCTCCTGCTCACATATTACTGTCTAAATCTTTTAAATATGTCGGAACAGAGGGTTTCCGGTCAGGCTGGAGATCCATACACCGGATAAGACCGCCTGGAAAGAGCCCGGAAGGGGCGAATCACGAACGGTGGGTTTCGAGTCAGGAATTCTTCACTCCCCGAAAGATGACGATGAGGTATTATTTGTACTGAAACGATACACCGGAGGCACTCGGTCCGAACAAATCCGTTCCGCCTGCGGTCCGTGGCCGACAGGCTGCTCAAACAGTGGCGGGCAACTAGACGGAACGACGGCACTACTGCTGTTCGGTATCGGTCAAGCGAAGTAAGTGGAA
Above is a window of Haloarcula halophila DNA encoding:
- a CDS encoding carbonic anhydrase, with product MNQVVAELLANNAEHADSFRSRFGDVQDAQHPEAVTVCCADSRVLQDHIFGNDDPGRLFTCSNIGNRVVQRTASGEAVSGDVLYPLAHTGTKTAVVVGHTGCGAVTATYDDLTEGLSEPPGIEHCLGLLKPHLEAGVDALPDDVDRPGAINRLVEYNVDRQVEFLRESDDVADDVDVVGVVYDFQDVYSDRRGELQVVNVGGETSVDTLRERYPEIGDRIDRLWEY
- a CDS encoding chorismate mutase, which encodes MSSEPTPEDMSLEELRDEIRTIDREIVEKIAQRTYVADTIAQVKDERGLPTTDEEQEQAVMDRAGENARRFDVDANLVKAMFRLLIELNKVEQRENR
- a CDS encoding shikimate kinase produces the protein MEGKAVAPAAGTVLNALATGRGSAFAIDEYTTATVEVTTETGVTGAIDGAPEADTRLIERCVEYVIDAHGDQDASGGHVYTESEVPMASGLKSSSAAANATVMATLDALDATDQMSRADMARLGVMAARDAGVTITGAFDDASASMLGGVTVTDNETDDLLSREAVEWDVLVWSPPEQSFSADADVERCKQIAPMARLVEDLALDGEYQRAMTVNGLAFCAALGYDTDPLVEGMAAVDGVSLSGTGPSFTAVGDREALETVKTYWDRRDGETLLTTTQTAGTQTV
- a CDS encoding DUF5796 family protein; the encoded protein is MSNRSDIPPDTLSVELTEDGVVVEYLDGRRVYYYGVPETVEGSVRTPPGKDTHVLVTDRSETTGILVYVNDLRTHDDILEETGVGRVILDDGDTDELFPGITVRDEQMRVVVDVDFEVADGRIFVFEEDELGERSYEVVPETD
- a CDS encoding PadR family transcriptional regulator, whose protein sequence is MHDLTGFQRDLLYVISGLEEPHGLAIKDELEEYYEKEIHHGRLYPNLDTLVEKGLVEKGQRDRRTNFYTLTRRGRREIEARRDWEAQYMGE